The sequence below is a genomic window from Deltaproteobacteria bacterium.
TTCCCCTGTGTTGCAGCATTGTATGCCTTGCAGAAATCCATTATATTAACACCGTGCTGACCCAAGGCCGGCCCAATGGGCGGCGCTGGATTAGCCTTGCCGGCTTCAATCTGCAGCTTAATAAATCCTGATACCTTTTTGGCCATTTTTCATACTCCTAAATAGTGTTCGCCATACAGCGCTCTAGTTTTTCTCTACCTGGGTAAAATCAAGCTCAACAGGGGTGGCTCGCCCAAAAACGCTAATCATAACCTTAAGCTTACCCTTGTCTTCCCTGGCCTCTTCAACGGTACCGTTAAAATTGCTGAAAGGACCATCAGTAACCCTGATGCTTTCACCTTTTTCAAATCTTACCTTAGGCTTGGGTCTTTGTGCGCCCTCTTCCATCTGACGAGTAATTTTTGCAACCTCCTCAGGCGGAATGGCGGCAGGCCTGCGCCCTCCACCAACAAAGCCGGTCACCTTGGGCGTATTTTTTACGATATGCCAGGTCTCGTCATTAAGAATCATGCTCACAAGAATATAGCCGGGATAAAATTTTCGGGTTGACGTCGTCTTAACGCCCTTTTTCATTTCCAGCACAGTTTCAGAGGGAATCAATATTTCGCCAAAGAGCTCCTCTTTGCGCAAAGAGCTTATTCTTTCTTCCAGAGCAAGCTTAACTTTATTTTCATAACCTGAATAGGTATGAACTATGTACCACTTCTTATCCGTCTCTGTTGACATAATTAACTAAATATCTCCTTGACAAGCCAAGCAAGCACACCATCGACGGCCCCAAGAAAAGCTGAAATGACAACAACAACAACAAGCACAACATAGGTGGAACTTATTGTTTCTTTTCTCGTAGGCCAGGTAACCTTTTTAAGCTCTGCCTTTACCTCATTAATATATTCTATCGCCTTTTTCACTTTTTCTCACTTTCCCCGGGATTTAAATG
It includes:
- the nusG gene encoding transcription termination/antitermination protein NusG yields the protein MSTETDKKWYIVHTYSGYENKVKLALEERISSLRKEELFGEILIPSETVLEMKKGVKTTSTRKFYPGYILVSMILNDETWHIVKNTPKVTGFVGGGRRPAAIPPEEVAKITRQMEEGAQRPKPKVRFEKGESIRVTDGPFSNFNGTVEEAREDKGKLKVMISVFGRATPVELDFTQVEKN
- the secE gene encoding preprotein translocase subunit SecE, with the translated sequence MKKAIEYINEVKAELKKVTWPTRKETISSTYVVLVVVVVISAFLGAVDGVLAWLVKEIFS